One genomic window of Azospirillum sp. TSH58 includes the following:
- a CDS encoding MerR family DNA-binding transcriptional regulator, with translation MEQLYTVNQLAEELGITPRALRFYEVKGLLSPNRLGNNRVYTKRDRARLKLILRGKRLGFSLAEIREYLDLYNVDGGVEQLKVLQKRIDARLKDLEQQRQDLEATVGELREIEAQVQAALDERGLASKSA, from the coding sequence ATGGAACAGCTCTACACGGTCAATCAGTTGGCGGAGGAACTGGGCATCACGCCGCGCGCCCTCCGCTTCTACGAAGTGAAGGGGCTGCTGTCGCCCAACCGCCTGGGCAACAACCGCGTCTACACCAAGCGCGACCGCGCCCGGCTGAAGCTGATCCTGCGGGGCAAGCGTCTGGGCTTCTCGTTGGCGGAGATCCGCGAGTATCTGGACCTCTACAACGTCGATGGCGGGGTGGAGCAGTTGAAGGTCCTGCAGAAGCGCATCGACGCGCGGCTGAAGGACCTGGAGCAGCAGCGCCAGGACCTGGAGGCGACCGTGGGCGAGCTGCGGGAGATCGAGGCCCAGGTGCAGGCCGCGCTGGACGAGCGCGGATTGGCGTCCAAGAGCGCTTGA
- a CDS encoding DUF6134 family protein: MTHALRAALAAAGLLLTTAAAHAAEPRTLTYRILMGDDPVGSETVRLEPQGDVTKVAVTASTRVKVLFINFRYDHKREEVWKGRTLESMSAQTDDDGTPHAVRMMRHGGGYTVTVDGKAGEAGADTLPLTLWTPEVLKRPTLLSVIDGKPYSVRTDLVGTETLTIGGRAVPAQHHRISGDVERDLWFDAQGTLLKTRFKRSGYDVTYILD; encoded by the coding sequence ATGACGCACGCCCTGCGCGCGGCGCTGGCGGCCGCCGGCCTGCTGCTCACCACGGCCGCGGCCCACGCCGCCGAGCCGCGCACGCTGACCTACCGGATTCTGATGGGCGACGATCCGGTCGGCAGCGAAACCGTCCGGCTGGAACCCCAGGGCGACGTGACCAAGGTCGCCGTCACCGCCTCGACCCGGGTGAAGGTGCTGTTCATCAACTTCCGCTACGATCACAAGCGGGAGGAGGTCTGGAAGGGCCGGACGCTCGAATCGATGAGCGCCCAAACCGACGACGACGGCACGCCCCACGCCGTCCGCATGATGCGGCACGGCGGCGGCTACACCGTCACTGTGGACGGCAAGGCGGGCGAGGCCGGCGCCGACACCTTGCCCCTGACGCTGTGGACGCCGGAGGTGCTGAAGCGCCCCACCCTGCTCTCGGTCATCGACGGCAAGCCCTACAGCGTGCGCACCGACCTTGTCGGCACCGAGACGCTGACCATCGGCGGGCGCGCCGTTCCGGCGCAGCATCACCGCATCTCCGGCGACGTGGAGCGCGACCTGTGGTTCGACGCGCAGGGCACGCTGCTGAAGACCCGCTTCAAGCGCAGCGGCTACGATGTTACCTACATCCTGGACTGA
- the cysC gene encoding adenylyl-sulfate kinase, which produces MDIRNELNGQLRIVIVGHVDHGKSTLIGRLLNDTGSLPDGKVEQVHEMSRKRGMPFEWAFVMDALQAERDQGITIDTTQIHFKTEQRPYVIIDAPGHTEFLKNMVTGASQADAALLVIDAAEGALEQSRRHAFLLHLLGVRQVAVAVNKMDRVDFDQYRFEAVSQEIRAYLAELGLHTSTVIPIAARHGDNIVTRSDKAPWYDGPTVVEALDAFRPQQAPTELPLRFPLQDVYKPDDRRILAGRIESGRLRVGDTLRFSPTGATATVVSIEGWNHSQPIVAAQAGQSIGITLDKRIFAERGHVAHHEEGAPHVTHRLGVRAFWLTSEPLTVGKTYTLKITTGEHRVTVESITAVIDIEDLSSTPAKAVHRNEVAEVVLRSRSPIAVDLASALSRTGRGVLIDGHDVVGGCIVVEVDEGPAASANTTEVSHAVTADERNAANGHKGGVLWLTGLSGAGKSTLAMALERALFDRGWQVFVLDGDNVRNGLNAGLGFSAEDRAENIRRVAETAKLFADAGVLVIASLISPLQADRARARAIGGERFHEVYVAADLATCESRDPKGLYRRARAGEIPDFTGISAPYEAPESAELTIDTGTVTPVEALGELLDYVDGAFGRNALKRGRV; this is translated from the coding sequence ATGGACATCCGGAACGAATTGAACGGCCAGCTCCGCATCGTCATCGTCGGCCATGTCGACCATGGCAAGTCGACTCTGATCGGGCGCCTGCTGAACGACACCGGCAGCCTGCCCGACGGCAAGGTGGAGCAGGTCCACGAGATGAGCCGCAAGCGCGGCATGCCCTTCGAGTGGGCCTTCGTGATGGACGCGCTCCAGGCCGAGCGCGACCAGGGCATCACCATCGACACCACGCAGATCCACTTCAAGACGGAGCAGCGGCCCTACGTCATCATCGACGCGCCGGGCCACACCGAGTTCCTGAAGAACATGGTGACCGGCGCCTCGCAGGCCGACGCCGCCCTGCTGGTGATCGACGCCGCCGAGGGCGCGCTGGAGCAGTCGCGCCGCCACGCCTTCCTGCTGCATCTGCTGGGCGTGCGCCAGGTGGCGGTCGCCGTCAACAAGATGGACCGCGTCGACTTCGACCAGTACCGGTTCGAGGCGGTGTCGCAGGAGATCCGCGCCTATCTGGCGGAACTCGGCCTGCACACCTCCACGGTGATCCCGATCGCGGCGCGCCACGGCGACAACATCGTCACCCGCTCCGACAAGGCGCCGTGGTACGACGGCCCGACCGTGGTGGAGGCGCTGGACGCCTTCCGCCCGCAGCAGGCCCCGACCGAGCTGCCGCTGCGCTTCCCGCTCCAGGACGTCTACAAGCCCGACGACCGCCGCATCCTGGCGGGCCGGATCGAGAGCGGGCGCCTGCGCGTCGGCGACACGCTGCGCTTCTCGCCGACCGGCGCCACCGCCACGGTGGTCAGCATCGAGGGGTGGAACCACAGCCAGCCCATCGTCGCCGCCCAGGCCGGGCAGAGCATCGGCATCACGCTCGACAAGCGCATCTTCGCCGAGCGCGGCCATGTCGCGCACCATGAAGAGGGTGCGCCGCATGTCACCCACCGGCTGGGCGTGCGGGCCTTCTGGCTGACTTCGGAGCCGCTGACGGTCGGCAAGACCTACACGCTGAAGATCACGACGGGCGAGCACCGCGTGACGGTGGAGAGCATCACCGCCGTCATCGACATCGAGGACCTGTCGAGCACCCCGGCCAAGGCCGTCCACCGCAACGAGGTGGCCGAGGTCGTCCTGCGCTCCCGCTCGCCGATCGCCGTCGACCTCGCCTCGGCGCTGTCGCGGACCGGGCGCGGCGTGCTGATCGACGGCCACGACGTGGTCGGCGGCTGCATCGTCGTCGAGGTGGACGAGGGTCCCGCCGCTTCGGCCAACACCACCGAGGTGTCGCACGCCGTCACGGCGGACGAGCGGAACGCCGCCAACGGCCACAAGGGTGGCGTGTTGTGGCTGACCGGCCTGTCCGGGGCCGGCAAATCCACGCTGGCCATGGCGCTGGAGCGCGCCCTGTTCGACCGCGGCTGGCAGGTCTTCGTGCTGGACGGCGACAACGTCCGCAACGGGCTGAACGCCGGGCTGGGCTTCTCGGCGGAGGACCGGGCGGAGAACATCCGCCGCGTCGCCGAGACCGCCAAGCTGTTCGCGGACGCGGGCGTTCTGGTCATCGCCTCGCTGATCTCGCCGCTCCAGGCCGACCGGGCGCGGGCGCGCGCCATCGGCGGCGAGCGCTTCCACGAGGTGTATGTGGCCGCCGATCTCGCCACCTGCGAATCGCGCGATCCCAAGGGCCTGTACCGCCGGGCGCGCGCCGGGGAGATCCCGGACTTCACCGGCATCTCCGCCCCGTACGAGGCGCCGGAGTCGGCGGAACTGACCATCGACACCGGCACGGTCACCCCGGTGGAGGCGCTGGGTGAACTGCTCGACTATGTGGACGGCGCGTTCGGCCGGAACGCCCTGAAGCGCGGCCGGGTGTGA
- a CDS encoding thioesterase family protein codes for MNLLFRLIGVIVAALTGRPVGFLEPARLRFRVWPTDLDLNLHMTNARYFSVMDLGRVDLMLRSGMGRSILRHRWQPVIGAANVRFRRPLAPFQRFELATRVLCWDDKYFFIEHRVETAAGTAALAVVQGAFVARGAVVSPAEILAIHGEHRESPPMPDVVAAWRERPLAP; via the coding sequence ATGAATTTGCTGTTCCGCCTGATCGGCGTCATCGTGGCCGCTCTGACCGGTCGGCCGGTGGGGTTCCTGGAACCGGCGCGGCTGCGCTTCCGGGTGTGGCCGACCGACCTCGACCTCAACCTGCACATGACCAACGCCCGCTATTTCAGCGTCATGGACCTCGGGCGGGTCGATCTGATGCTGCGCTCGGGCATGGGGCGGTCGATCCTGCGCCACCGCTGGCAGCCGGTGATCGGCGCCGCCAACGTGCGCTTCCGCCGCCCGCTGGCGCCCTTCCAGCGCTTCGAGCTGGCGACCCGCGTGCTGTGCTGGGACGACAAGTATTTCTTCATCGAGCACCGGGTGGAGACCGCCGCGGGCACGGCGGCGCTGGCGGTGGTGCAGGGCGCCTTCGTGGCGCGCGGCGCCGTGGTTTCCCCGGCGGAGATCCTGGCGATCCACGGCGAGCACCGGGAGTCGCCGCCCATGCCGGACGTCGTGGCGGCGTGGCGCGAACGGCCGCTGGCGCCCTGA
- a CDS encoding DUF1488 family protein produces MPLFVFPDDPSWNEEADAVEFAVEVGEFHGRVFVPRRALQTLAGHLPKPDEALQYVCLNRPVFDKAVEARIMDRKLDPDANIHLTARDVRRVAS; encoded by the coding sequence ATGCCGCTGTTCGTGTTCCCCGACGACCCGTCCTGGAACGAGGAGGCCGACGCCGTGGAGTTCGCGGTGGAGGTCGGGGAGTTTCACGGGCGGGTCTTCGTCCCGCGCCGCGCCCTGCAAACCCTCGCCGGCCATCTGCCCAAGCCGGACGAGGCGCTGCAGTATGTCTGCCTGAACCGCCCGGTCTTCGACAAGGCGGTGGAGGCCCGCATCATGGACCGCAAGCTGGACCCGGATGCGAACATCCATCTGACGGCACGGGACGTGAGAAGGGTGGCGTCGTAG
- a CDS encoding VOC family protein has product MGAHGINGIDHLVIVVRDLEAAQDAYRRMGFTISPKGRHGELKSANHTIMFKGMFGAGDYLELLAIEQPHPFTAFFSNVLKTREGIAAAALKTDDARAAQRLLVEAGYPAGEPVEFGRPVELPGGAQQARFTTTPIDGVPEWGGRVFLCQHHTPDVVWRPELIQHDNTVTGLAALVVAADDPDATASSYARLFGTTVETRGPARVVPTGSAPIVVADPAALHWGWTGDPALAVPRPFLAGVVLTVADLERAQQALQKSKFPTVVGNGVLRVSSASACGAMLAFAKEFDLGALIP; this is encoded by the coding sequence ATGGGCGCACACGGAATCAACGGCATCGACCATCTCGTCATCGTCGTCCGCGATCTGGAGGCGGCGCAGGACGCCTATCGCCGCATGGGCTTCACCATCTCGCCGAAGGGCCGGCATGGCGAGCTGAAGTCGGCCAACCACACGATCATGTTCAAGGGCATGTTCGGGGCGGGCGATTATCTGGAACTGCTGGCCATCGAGCAGCCGCACCCCTTCACCGCCTTCTTCAGCAACGTTCTGAAGACCCGTGAAGGCATCGCCGCGGCCGCGTTGAAGACCGACGACGCGCGGGCGGCGCAGCGCCTCCTGGTCGAGGCCGGCTATCCGGCGGGTGAGCCGGTGGAGTTCGGCCGTCCGGTCGAGCTGCCGGGCGGCGCGCAGCAGGCGCGCTTCACCACGACCCCGATCGACGGCGTTCCGGAATGGGGCGGGCGGGTCTTCCTGTGCCAGCACCACACCCCCGACGTGGTCTGGCGCCCGGAGCTGATCCAGCACGACAACACGGTGACCGGCCTCGCCGCCCTGGTCGTCGCGGCGGACGATCCGGACGCCACCGCGTCCTCCTACGCCCGGCTGTTCGGCACGACGGTGGAGACGCGGGGGCCGGCGCGCGTCGTGCCGACCGGCAGCGCCCCCATCGTGGTGGCCGATCCCGCCGCGCTGCATTGGGGCTGGACCGGCGACCCGGCGCTGGCGGTCCCGCGCCCCTTCCTGGCCGGGGTGGTGCTGACGGTGGCCGATCTGGAGCGCGCCCAGCAGGCGCTTCAGAAGAGCAAGTTCCCGACCGTCGTCGGCAACGGCGTGCTGCGCGTCTCGTCCGCCAGCGCCTGCGGCGCCATGCTGGCCTTCGCCAAGGAGTTCGATCTCGGCGCGCTGATCCCCTGA
- a CDS encoding ABC transporter ATP-binding protein, with amino-acid sequence MAKVNGAKVNGANVNDSAVIDLKGVAIGYGAEAPPVLVDVDLSIGRGSFVAIVGPSGVGKSTLLRVVAGLHTARAGAVTIHETKKPGHRPVSLVFQDARLLPWRRVAKNVRFGLEGLPISTAEREERVAAALRLVRLDDYGRRWPYELSGGQRQRVGIARALAVDPDILLMDEPFGALDAITRHGLQDELLRIHRETGKTVLFVTHDLEEAVHLADRIIVLGGSPARIVQDVRNEPGRDSGGFREQVEQLRSGIADNYSI; translated from the coding sequence ATGGCAAAAGTGAACGGCGCAAAAGTGAACGGCGCAAACGTGAACGACTCTGCCGTGATCGATCTGAAGGGCGTCGCCATCGGCTACGGCGCCGAGGCGCCGCCGGTCCTGGTGGACGTCGATCTGTCCATCGGGCGCGGCAGCTTCGTCGCCATCGTCGGGCCGTCCGGCGTCGGCAAGTCCACGCTGCTGCGCGTCGTCGCCGGGCTGCACACGGCGCGCGCCGGTGCCGTGACCATCCACGAGACGAAGAAGCCGGGCCACCGTCCGGTCAGCCTCGTCTTCCAGGACGCCCGCCTGCTGCCCTGGCGGCGCGTCGCCAAGAACGTCCGCTTCGGCCTGGAGGGCCTGCCGATCTCCACCGCCGAGCGGGAGGAGCGGGTGGCCGCCGCGCTGCGCCTCGTCCGGCTGGACGATTACGGGCGGCGTTGGCCCTACGAGCTGTCGGGCGGCCAGCGCCAGCGCGTCGGCATCGCCCGCGCCCTGGCCGTCGATCCCGACATCCTGCTGATGGACGAGCCGTTCGGCGCGCTCGACGCCATCACCCGGCACGGGCTCCAGGACGAATTGCTGCGCATCCACCGCGAGACGGGCAAGACCGTGCTGTTCGTCACGCACGATCTGGAGGAGGCGGTGCATCTCGCCGACCGGATCATCGTGCTGGGCGGCAGCCCGGCGCGCATCGTGCAGGACGTGCGCAACGAGCCGGGCCGCGACAGCGGCGGCTTCCGCGAGCAGGTGGAGCAGCTGCGGTCGGGAATCGCGGACAATTACAGCATTTGA
- a CDS encoding MFS transporter, giving the protein MADGDFGRVQIEAAGQGTAEPGNASDYLVAGTPAYKRASRILFVAGFSTFAALYCVQPLMPEFTREFGVTPAQSSLALSVSTGVLAFALLVAGAVSDRFGRKAIMALSLLASGTLGISGAMAPDWVSLLLVRALEGMALSGLPAVAMAYVSEEVDPRSAGVTMGLYIGGTALGGMTGRALTALVADVASWRMAMGVIGTLGIAAAAAVWFALPASRHFQRRPAGMRELAEAWRGHLMDRGLLALFAMGFLSMGAFVTVFNYIGFRLLAPPFDLRPAAVGAVFTVYLCGVVSSPLFGGLAVRLGRGRVLAAAAAMMASGLALMTPDSLWTMTPGIALFTFAFFGVHTIASGWIGQRAPVNRGQASAIYLFCYYMGSTIAGTLGGVFWHGLGWAGVGGFVGFLLAVGLAVALGLAIRR; this is encoded by the coding sequence GTGGCGGACGGCGATTTCGGCAGGGTTCAGATCGAGGCGGCGGGGCAGGGGACGGCTGAACCGGGAAACGCGTCGGACTATCTCGTCGCCGGCACGCCGGCCTACAAGCGGGCGAGCCGCATCCTGTTCGTCGCCGGATTCTCCACCTTCGCCGCGCTCTACTGCGTGCAGCCGCTGATGCCGGAATTCACGCGGGAGTTCGGCGTCACGCCGGCGCAGTCCAGCCTCGCCCTGTCGGTGTCCACCGGCGTTCTGGCCTTCGCGCTCCTGGTCGCGGGGGCGGTGTCCGACCGGTTCGGGCGCAAGGCGATCATGGCGCTCTCCCTGCTCGCCTCGGGCACGCTGGGCATCAGCGGCGCGATGGCGCCGGACTGGGTGTCGCTGCTGCTGGTGCGGGCGCTGGAAGGGATGGCGCTCAGCGGCCTGCCCGCCGTCGCCATGGCCTATGTGTCGGAGGAGGTGGACCCGCGGTCGGCCGGGGTCACCATGGGCCTGTACATCGGCGGGACGGCGCTGGGCGGCATGACGGGACGGGCGCTGACGGCGCTGGTCGCCGACGTCGCGTCCTGGCGGATGGCGATGGGGGTGATCGGCACGCTGGGCATCGCCGCGGCGGCGGCGGTGTGGTTCGCGCTTCCCGCCTCGCGCCATTTCCAGCGCCGGCCGGCGGGCATGCGCGAACTGGCGGAGGCGTGGCGCGGGCATCTGATGGACCGCGGACTGCTCGCCCTGTTCGCCATGGGGTTCCTGTCCATGGGGGCCTTCGTCACCGTCTTCAACTACATCGGCTTTCGCCTGCTGGCGCCGCCCTTCGACCTGCGCCCGGCCGCCGTCGGTGCCGTCTTCACGGTCTATCTCTGCGGAGTCGTCAGTTCGCCGCTGTTCGGCGGGCTCGCCGTGCGGCTGGGGCGCGGGCGGGTGCTGGCCGCGGCGGCGGCGATGATGGCGTCCGGTCTGGCGTTGATGACTCCGGACAGCCTGTGGACGATGACGCCGGGCATCGCCCTGTTCACCTTCGCCTTCTTCGGCGTCCACACCATCGCCTCCGGCTGGATCGGGCAGCGGGCGCCGGTCAACCGCGGGCAGGCGTCGGCGATCTATCTGTTCTGCTACTACATGGGCTCCACCATCGCCGGGACGCTGGGCGGTGTCTTCTGGCACGGGCTCGGCTGGGCCGGAGTCGGCGGATTCGTCGGGTTTCTGCTGGCGGTCGGGCTGGCCGTGGCGCTGGGGCTGGCGATCCGCCGCTGA
- a CDS encoding ABC transporter substrate-binding protein codes for MTALTRRSAMLAVAAVASLTAASLTALTPGAARAADPVKLEVGYIPILAAAPLFILEGEGWAREAGIDLKLTKFESGPHAIQAMAAGKIDLLYAGVAPVLVARSKGADVSVIANSAVEEMVVASRGEFAKALGGKATAESIAKFVADSGRKVKIGTQPPGSVPDTVLRHWLFKVLKADPANLEIISMGIEKTQQALLAGALDAATIREPTVTVTQKVDPNVGLLATGAEMFPNQPGTVIAVRGPVAKEHGEALTRLLKAHIRAVDLIAKDPARSAKVANEYLGKGLMEPATLEAAFRSPGSKFLADPHGVVPAVEQMMAYAKEIGSAEGTIPVAEAFDFRFYDAAAAK; via the coding sequence ATGACTGCCCTGACCCGACGCTCCGCGATGCTGGCTGTGGCCGCCGTCGCATCCCTGACCGCCGCGTCCCTGACCGCCCTGACTCCCGGCGCGGCCCGCGCCGCCGATCCGGTGAAGCTGGAGGTCGGCTACATCCCCATCCTCGCCGCTGCTCCGCTGTTCATCCTGGAAGGGGAAGGCTGGGCGCGCGAGGCGGGCATCGACCTGAAGCTGACCAAGTTCGAATCCGGCCCGCACGCCATCCAGGCGATGGCCGCCGGCAAGATCGACCTGCTCTACGCCGGCGTCGCCCCGGTCCTGGTCGCCCGTTCCAAGGGCGCGGACGTGTCGGTCATCGCCAACTCGGCGGTTGAGGAGATGGTCGTCGCCAGCCGCGGCGAGTTCGCCAAGGCGTTGGGCGGCAAGGCCACCGCGGAGTCCATCGCGAAGTTCGTCGCCGACAGCGGCCGCAAGGTGAAGATCGGCACGCAGCCGCCGGGCTCGGTCCCGGACACGGTGCTGCGCCACTGGCTGTTCAAGGTGCTGAAGGCCGACCCGGCCAACCTGGAGATCATCTCCATGGGCATCGAGAAGACCCAGCAGGCGCTGCTGGCCGGCGCGCTCGACGCCGCGACGATCCGTGAGCCGACGGTGACCGTGACCCAGAAGGTCGACCCGAACGTCGGTCTGCTCGCCACCGGCGCGGAGATGTTCCCGAACCAGCCCGGCACCGTCATCGCGGTCCGCGGCCCGGTCGCCAAGGAGCATGGCGAGGCGCTGACCCGCCTTCTCAAGGCGCACATCCGCGCCGTCGATCTGATCGCCAAGGACCCGGCCCGCTCCGCCAAGGTCGCCAACGAGTATCTCGGCAAGGGCCTGATGGAGCCGGCCACGCTGGAGGCCGCCTTCCGCTCGCCGGGCTCCAAGTTCCTTGCCGACCCGCACGGCGTGGTCCCGGCGGTCGAGCAGATGATGGCCTACGCCAAGGAGATCGGCTCCGCCGAGGGCACCATTCCGGTGGCGGAGGCGTTCGACTTCCGCTTCTACGACGCGGCCGCCGCGAAGTAA
- a CDS encoding long-chain fatty acid--CoA ligase: MTENLARRGSIGDDTPAHPWLAHYPEGISWDQPIPVTPLAELFEEAARRYAARPCLDFLGRRYRYAEVLGLVNRAAKGFAAMGVKPGVRVGLCLPNTPTYVIAYFGILKAGGTVVNFNPLYVERELEHQIEDSGTEIMVTLDLKQIYPRIEAMLDRTRLKTVVVCRMASILPPVKSVLFRVLKRSELASIPQDGRHVDFDALLANDGAMPPVRVDPRRDVAVLQYTGGTTGVPKGAMLTHANLVANARQVQAWFPGMALGEERMLAVLPFFHVFAMTVILNMGLAAGAELIMLPRFDTLQVLKTIARRKPTLLPGVPTMYKALLSHPDVARHPMRSIRYCISGGAPLPTELKRQFEEATGCVLVEGYGLSEASPVCACNPLTGVNKEGSIGLPLPGIMVQIRALDDPDRVLPPGEKGQVALSGPNVMAGYWNKDEESRRTIVGGWLFTGDVGVMDEDGYVFLLDRLKDLILCGGYNVYPRVIEEAIYQHPDVVAVCVIGIPDDYRGQSPKAFVQLRPGADLTAEQLKDFLRDKISRIEMLKRIEFRAELPKTAVGKLSKKELIAESLQRPEG; the protein is encoded by the coding sequence ATGACCGAGAATCTTGCGCGCCGGGGGAGCATCGGCGACGACACGCCGGCCCATCCCTGGCTGGCCCATTATCCCGAGGGTATTTCCTGGGACCAGCCGATCCCTGTGACTCCGCTGGCCGAGCTGTTCGAGGAGGCCGCCCGCCGCTACGCCGCCCGTCCGTGCCTGGACTTCCTCGGCCGCCGCTACCGCTACGCGGAGGTGCTGGGGCTGGTGAACCGGGCGGCCAAGGGCTTCGCGGCGATGGGCGTGAAGCCGGGCGTGCGGGTGGGGCTGTGCCTGCCGAACACGCCGACCTACGTGATCGCCTATTTCGGGATTCTGAAGGCCGGCGGCACGGTGGTGAACTTCAACCCGCTCTACGTCGAGCGGGAGCTGGAGCACCAGATCGAGGATTCCGGGACCGAGATCATGGTCACGCTCGATCTGAAGCAGATCTACCCGCGCATCGAGGCGATGCTGGACCGCACGCGGCTCAAGACGGTGGTCGTTTGCCGCATGGCCTCCATCCTGCCGCCGGTGAAGAGCGTGCTGTTCCGTGTGCTGAAGCGCAGCGAGCTGGCCAGCATTCCCCAGGACGGGCGGCATGTGGATTTCGACGCGCTGCTCGCCAACGACGGGGCGATGCCGCCGGTGCGGGTGGACCCGCGGCGCGACGTGGCGGTGCTGCAGTACACCGGCGGAACCACCGGCGTGCCCAAGGGAGCGATGCTGACCCACGCCAACCTCGTCGCCAACGCCCGGCAGGTGCAGGCCTGGTTCCCCGGCATGGCGCTGGGGGAGGAGCGGATGCTCGCCGTCCTGCCCTTCTTCCACGTCTTCGCCATGACGGTGATCCTGAACATGGGGCTGGCGGCGGGGGCGGAACTGATCATGCTGCCGCGCTTCGACACGCTGCAGGTGCTGAAGACCATCGCGCGGCGCAAGCCCACGCTGCTGCCCGGCGTGCCGACCATGTACAAGGCGTTGCTGAGCCATCCCGACGTGGCGCGCCATCCAATGCGGTCGATCCGCTATTGCATCTCCGGCGGGGCGCCTCTGCCGACGGAGCTGAAGCGCCAGTTCGAGGAGGCCACCGGCTGCGTGCTGGTCGAGGGCTACGGCCTCAGCGAGGCGTCGCCGGTCTGCGCCTGCAACCCGTTGACCGGGGTGAACAAGGAGGGCTCCATCGGCCTGCCGCTGCCCGGCATCATGGTGCAGATCCGCGCGCTGGACGATCCCGACCGCGTCCTGCCGCCCGGCGAGAAGGGGCAGGTCGCGCTGTCCGGCCCCAACGTCATGGCCGGCTACTGGAACAAGGACGAGGAAAGCCGGCGCACCATCGTCGGCGGCTGGCTGTTCACCGGCGATGTCGGGGTGATGGACGAGGACGGCTACGTCTTCCTGCTCGACCGGCTGAAGGACCTGATCCTCTGCGGCGGCTACAACGTCTATCCGCGCGTGATCGAGGAGGCCATCTACCAGCACCCGGACGTGGTCGCCGTCTGCGTCATCGGCATCCCCGACGACTACCGCGGCCAGAGCCCGAAGGCCTTCGTCCAGCTCCGGCCCGGCGCCGACCTGACCGCGGAACAGCTGAAGGACTTCCTGCGCGACAAGATATCGCGGATCGAGATGCTGAAGCGGATCGAGTTCCGCGCCGAGCTGCCCAAGACGGCGGTCGGCAAGCTGTCGAAGAAGGAATTGATCGCCGAATCCTTGCAACGACCCGAGGGGTGA
- a CDS encoding ABC transporter permease — translation MRQPLKLHSSIALSALGVGAFLLAWETLARSGVVPAGLLPSPSAVPGAFLSEFRAGTWQAMVLASLSHYLSGLALGTVLGITFGTAAATWGIWDAFQAWVVRMLRPIPSIAWIPFAIIWFGVSKSAATFLIALTVFWINYYATYSAVRGVDKDLIELGHAFGQGGLIPRLFKIVLPGALPGILSGVRAGLGQGWMTVVAAELFGISGLGARMSDASGLLATHIVVLYMVTIAALYGVCDFLFMQVQQRVLAWQK, via the coding sequence ATGCGTCAGCCGCTGAAGCTCCACAGCTCCATCGCCCTGTCGGCGCTCGGCGTCGGCGCTTTCCTGCTCGCCTGGGAAACGCTGGCGCGTAGCGGTGTCGTGCCCGCCGGGCTGCTGCCGTCGCCCAGCGCGGTGCCCGGCGCCTTTCTGTCCGAATTCCGGGCCGGAACCTGGCAGGCGATGGTTCTCGCCAGCCTGTCGCACTACCTGTCGGGGCTGGCGCTCGGCACCGTCCTCGGCATCACCTTCGGCACGGCGGCAGCGACCTGGGGCATCTGGGACGCCTTCCAGGCCTGGGTGGTGCGCATGCTGCGCCCCATTCCGTCCATCGCCTGGATTCCCTTCGCCATCATCTGGTTCGGCGTCAGCAAATCGGCGGCGACCTTCCTGATCGCCCTGACGGTCTTCTGGATCAACTATTACGCCACCTACAGCGCGGTGCGCGGGGTCGACAAGGACCTGATCGAACTCGGCCACGCCTTCGGGCAGGGCGGGCTGATCCCGCGCCTGTTCAAGATCGTCCTGCCCGGCGCGCTGCCGGGCATCCTGTCCGGCGTGCGCGCCGGGCTGGGGCAGGGCTGGATGACCGTGGTGGCGGCGGAGTTGTTCGGCATCTCCGGCCTGGGCGCGCGCATGTCCGACGCCTCCGGCCTGCTCGCCACGCACATCGTCGTGCTCTACATGGTCACCATCGCCGCGCTCTACGGCGTGTGCGACTTCCTGTTCATGCAGGTTCAGCAGCGGGTGCTGGCATGGCAAAAGTGA
- a CDS encoding SCP2 sterol-binding domain-containing protein, with product MVEDILRELQSRSTSFRSLKADVRFALEDGEAVRVNARETPVAIAREDAGAADPDCTIRISAENLKKLMDGRLNPMLAFTMGKLKVDGSMGVAMKLAQLLDD from the coding sequence ATGGTTGAGGACATCCTGCGCGAACTCCAGTCCCGCTCCACCAGCTTCCGCAGCCTGAAGGCGGACGTCCGCTTCGCGCTGGAGGACGGCGAGGCGGTGCGGGTCAACGCCCGCGAGACGCCCGTCGCCATCGCGCGGGAGGATGCCGGGGCCGCCGATCCCGATTGCACCATCCGCATCTCCGCCGAGAATCTGAAGAAGCTGATGGACGGGCGGCTGAACCCGATGCTGGCCTTCACCATGGGCAAGCTGAAGGTGGACGGCTCGATGGGCGTCGCCATGAAGCTGGCGCAGCTCCTCGACGACTGA